In Hyphomicrobiales bacterium, the sequence GCGATGAATCGCTCACTGATGGCCAAGATCGGCTATCTTTTCGCGCGCGGCGCCTTTTCCGCCCTGCGCGAGAAGCTCGACCCGCGCAAGTCCAACGGCGGCGTCTTCCTGGGGCTGGAAGGCATCGTCATCAAGAGCCATGGCGGCACGGATGCCATCGGCTTCGCCAGCGCGGCCGAACTCGGCTATGAAATGGCGCGAGAAGATCTGATGGCGAAAGTCCGAGAGATGGTGGCCGCGAGCACGCGCCCCGAGCTGCCCGCCCCACAGCCGGCCGACGCCGAGTAGGGAATCGCGTCCTTGTCCATTCTGCGCTCACAAGTCGTCGGTTGCGGCTCCTATCTACCCGCCCGCATCGTCACCAATGCCGAGCTCGCCGAGAAGGTCGACACCAGCGACGAGTGGATCGTCCAGCGGACCGGCATTCGCCAGCGCCACGTCGCCGGCGACGACGAGCCGACATCGGTCATCGGCCTCAAGGCCGCGCAGGCGGCAATCGCCGATGCCGGCATCGACCCGTCCGAGATCGACCTGATCATCGTGGCGACGGCGACGCCGGACCACACCTTTCCGGCGACCGCGACCCAGATCCAGGCCGCTCTCGGCATCAACGGGGGAGCGGCCTTCGACGTCCAGGCCGTCTGCTCGGGCTTCGTCTTCGCGCTGGCGACGGCCGACAAGTTCCTGACGACGGGCGGAGCCAGCACGGCGCTGGTGATCGGTGCCGAAACCTTTTCGCGCATCCTCGACTGGGAGGATCGCGCCACCTGCGTGCTGTTCGGCGACGGCGCCGGCGCCCTGGTTCTCAAGGCGATGCCGGGCGACGGCACGCTCGCCGATCGCGGCATCCTGACGACGCATATCCGCTCGGACGGGCGCTATAAGGACAAACTCTACGTCGATGGCGGCGCGGGCTCGACCAAGACGGTCGGCTTCCTGCGCATGGAGGGCAAGGAGGTCTTCCGCCACGCCGTGACCAATCTCGCCGAGACCGTGCGCCACACCTTCGCGCAGACCGGTCTTTCCGGCGCCGATATCGACTGGTTCGTGCCGCATCAGGCCAATCGCCGGATCATCGACGCAACCGCCGACAAGCTCGGCATCAGCCATGACCACGTCGTCGTCACCGTCGACCGCCACGGCAACACCTCGGCAGCCTCCATCCCGCTGGCCCTGGCGGAAGCCTATACCGACGGCCGGATCAAACCCGGCCAGCTCGTGCTGATCGAAGCGATGGGCGGCGGCTTCACCTGGGGCTCGGCCCTGATCCGCTGGTGACGCTGCGGCAGGAAAACCGCAGAAATCATCACTTTTATTGCCGTTTCGGGTTGATTCAGGCCAAAACCGGCTCAGGCTCCAGGCTTGAGGATTGACCCGCGCGACGCGGACGCCTAGCGTCCGCCGTCCGTAATGGCGAAAGGCTGGCGGCTGCCGCCGATGCCTGCAATACGCCTTGGAGGATATGAATGGCGGGGCAAACGGTCACTCGCGCGGATCTGTGCGAGGCTGTCTACCAGAAGATCGGCCTGTCGCGGACGGAATCGTCGAAGCTCGTCGAGGCGGTGCTCGACGAGATCTGCGATGCGGTCGCGCGCGGCGAGAACGTGAAGCTCTCTTCGTTCGGCTCGTTCGTCGTGCGAGACAAAGGCGAGCGAATCGGGCGTAATCCGAAAACGGGCGTTGAAGTGCCGATCGAACCGCGCCGGGTGATGGTCTTCAAGCCCTCGAACGTGATGAAGGCCCGCATCAACGGGCAGAGTGGAGAGGGTGAGACTGAGTGAGTCTGGAGTTCCACGCCGGCGAAACCGAGGCCGAATTGGACACCAAGAGCCCAGATGCCTTCCGAACCATCAGCGAGGTCGCCGAAGACCTCGACATCCCCCAGCATGTGCTCCGTTTCTGGGAAACCCGCTTCAACCAGATCAAGCCGCTGAAGCGCGGTGGCGGGCGCCGCTACTACCGCCCTGACGACGTCGCGCTGCTCAAGGGCATCCGGCGCCTGCTCTACGGCGAAGGCTATACGATCAAGGGCCTCCAGCGCATCCTCAAGGAGCAGGGGCCGCGCCATGTCCAGGCGATCGGGCGCGGCGCGCCGATCGGCGCCGCCAGCGGGGCTCTCGCCGCCGCTGCGGATGCGCCTTCCAGCATGCAGGCTGACGAAGCGGCGGGCTGGGCGCCGCGCGCTCACACCGTTCCCGAAGGGCTCGACGACATCACGGTGCTGACCGCCGTGATGAAGGAACTCGGCGAGTGCCGGGGCATCCTCGAACGAGCTCTGCAGCCGGCGCCCGACGCTTCCTGAACCAGCCTTGCGTTTCAAGCGGAAGCGCTTGCACCCGCGCAGACGGCGGGCGGCTTGATCGCCGCGCCGTGTGCCATAGGTTCGGAACCGAGGACGACCTCGGAAACTCCCCCTATCGGGCGCGGACGACCGCGCCGCATCGTCAAGGAGCGCCGGAATGGCTTGGCTCTATCTCTTTGTCGCGGGCCTGTTCGAGGTCGGCTGGGCGATCGGCCTGAAACATACGCATGGATTCACCCGGCTCGTGCCGACGCTGTTCACGGTGTCCAGCATGATCATCAGCCTCGGGCTTCTCGGCCTCGCACTCAAATCCCTGCCGGTGGGCACCGCCTATGCGGTCTGGACCGGCATCGGGACGATCGGCACCGCGCTTCTCGGCATCGCCCTGCTCGGCGAGCCGGGCGGCATCCTGCGGCTGCTTTGCATCAGCCTGATCGTCGCCGGCATCGTCGGGCTCAAGCTGGTCTCGCCTTGAGCTTCCCGGCTCAGCGTCGCCAGGCCTCCGGCCAATAGCCGCCGCGTTCCAGTGCGACGATCAGAATGACGATCGCGAGCGTCACCGCGATCGTCAGCAGCTTCGCATTCCACGGCGCGCCCCGGCCGATCAACCAGATCAGGCTCAGGCCGATGATGAGGGGAACCAGGATCTCCATGGCGGGATCGTAGCCCGTGCATCGGCCGCGCCGCAATCGGCCAGCCCCTGGAACCGCGTGCCCTCGGCTCAGGCGCTCTGTTCCGCCGCAATCACATCCGGCGGCGGGTTGCGTCCGATCGGCAGGTCGCCCTCGATCAGCGGCCGGAGCTTCGCCACCTCGACCGCCAGGAAATCGAGGAACAGCCGCACCCGGGGCGTATGCCGCAGATCCGGATGGGTCAGCAGCCACAAATCCGCCGAAAGATCCGGATCCGGCGGCGCCAGACGCGTCAGGGCCGGGCGGGTATCGCCGATGAAGCAGGGCAGGAAGCCGATCCCGATGCCGGCTTCGACAGCCTCCGCCAATCCCAGCACGGTATTGAGCTTGTAGACGACGCGCTCCGGCGCGACATGGCGGGCAAGGTAACGGACGGCACTCAGCATGGTGAATTGCTCGCCGAGCGATATCCAGCTGCGTTCCCACAGGCTTTCCACGCTCGGCAAACCGGCGTCGGGGAAGTCGGCAGCTCGCCCGTAGAGCGCCCAGGCGATGCGAGCGGGCTTGCGGCCGATCAGCGTTTCCGGCGGATTGTCGGTGGCCCGGATCGCGACATCGGCATCGCGCTTCGACAGGTTGGCCGCCTGGTTGCCGATCAGCATGTCGAGGCGGATGTCCGGGCATTGCCCCAGAAATCGTGCGAAGAGCGGCGTCAGCAGATCGACCAGCAGGGAATCGTTGGTCGCGACGCGCAGCTCGCCGGCGGGCTTGATCTCCTGGCCCGCCAGCTTGCGGGCAAAGGCGGTGATGTCGTCGTCGACGCGGATGGCGAGTTGCGCCATCTCCTCACCGGCCGGCGTCGCGACATAGCCGCTGCGATGGCGCTCGAAGAGCTTGACGCCGAGAGCCTCCTCGATCTGGCCGAGGCGCCGGAAGACGGTGGAGTGATTGACGCCGAGCGCCGCGGCGGCAGCCGGCAGCGCTCGTTTCTCGGCGATAGCCTTGATCAGACGAAAATCATCCCAGGCCAAGGGTGTCGCGGACTGATTCATCCGCGCACTCTTGGCCAAGGATTGCATAGCATCAAGTGTATGCCTGCTCAGGCAATGGCGGGCTTCGGCTGCCAGGCGACGGGGGCGGACTTCAGTGCCAGAGCGCCGTCGCCGATCAGGGCATGGGCGAAGGCAGTGAGCGCCAGGAAAGCCGGATATTCCCAGCCGCCGTTCGGGGCGTTGAAGACCCAGCCGTTCCCGGCATGGACAGCGAGAGCGCCGAGCAGGACGGGGATCAGCGCCAGCGAGACATAGCGGCCGTAGAAGCCGACGAGGATCGCGATGCCGCCGATAAGTCCCGCCAGCATGATCGGCCAGGCGAGGAAGCCCGGCAGGCCGACCTGGCCGAGGAAGCCGGTGAAGCCGGCAGGGGTGAAGACCACGAGCTTGAGATAGGCGTGGGCGATGAACATCAGGCCGAGCGCGACGCGCAGGCCGAGAGCGCCATAAGGAGCAAGACGAGAGTCGATCATGGTGGTGTCTCCTGAAACGGGACCGGTTGGTCTCGGGTCAGGATTTTGGACGGGCGTCGACGCAAATCAAATTGTAAATTGATCTACAACACATTGCATCAATGCAATGAATTGCCTCTGGCGCTTTTGCTCGCCCGGGCCAATCTTTCGGCCAACAGGGCAACCGCCCCGGTACTTTCGGAGGACATTCGCCATGCAGACCAACGGTCTTCACCACGTCACCGCCATTTCCGGCCCGGCGCGTCGCAACCTCGACTTCTACACCCGCGTGCTCGGCCTGCGCCTCGTCAAGAAGACGGTGAATTTCGACGATCCCGGCACCTATCACCTCTATTTCGGCGATGCCGATGCGGCGCCCGGCTCGATCCTGACCTTCTTCCCGTGGGAGCATGCCGCGCCCGGCCGGCTCGGTGTCGGCGAGACGCAGGAGACGGTTTTCCGGGTTCCCGAGGGTTCCATCGGCTTCTGGACCCACCGCTTCGTCGAGCTCGGCGTGCCGCATGAGGCCCCGGCCAAGCGCTTCGGAGAAAGCGTGCTCAGCTTCCGCGATCCGGACGGCATGAGGCTCGCCCTCGTCGGCCTGCCCGGTGTCGAAAGGGAGCCGGCCTGGTCGGAAGGCGGCATCGCGCCGGAGAACGCCATCCGTGGCTTCCACAGCGTCAGCCTGCTACTCGCAGATGCCGCTCCGACGGGCGCGATCCTGAGCGACGTCTTCGGTTTCACCGAGGCCGCCCGCGAAGGCACGCTGATCCGCTACGAGGCCAAGGGCACCGCGATCGGCGGGGTGATCGACCTGCGCGTCGCCGGCGGCTTCCTGCCGGCCCGTCAGGGCGCCGGCTCGGTCCACCACATCGCCTTCCGGGCCGGCGACGACGCCGCGCAGGAGGAGATGGTGCGCCGCCTTGCCGAGAACCACGGCATCCGCACCACGGAGCAGCGCGACCGGAACTACTTCCGCTCGGTCTACTTCCGTGAGCCCGGCCATGTCCTGTTCGAGATCGCGACGGACGTCCCCGGCTTCGCGGTCGACGAGTCGGCGGCCGAGCTCGGCCAGTCGCTGAAGCTGCCTGCGGGGCTCGAAGCCCATCGCAAGCAGATCGAGGCGGTTCTGCCGGAGCTTGCCTGACCATCTCCTGCCGCCCGGCCGCAACCGGCGGGCGGCAGGATACCATGCGGGCCGGGGAGTCCGGCCCGCAACTCGACCGCATTGCCCGCCGCTTCGGGGGCAAGGCGGCTCCGCTTCGAGAAAGGGAGAGACGATCATGATCGATACGAAGACCGATACGGACTTCATCCATGTCTTCGAGCAGGGCAGCGATCCGGCCCGCAAGCCACTGCTGTTGCTGCACGGCACGGGGGGCGACGAGCGCGATCTGCTGCCCCTCGGCCGCACCGTCGCGCCGGGAGCCAGCCTGCTCTCGCCGCGCGGCAAGGTGCTGGAAGGCACCGCGCCGCGCTTCTTCCGCCGCTTGTCCGAGGGCGTCTTCGACGAGGCCGACCTGCGCCGCCGCACCGACGAGCTCGCCGATTTCATCCTTGAGGCGCGGCAGCGCTATGGCCTGCCTGCCCCGATCGCGCTCGGCTTCTCGAACGGCGCCAACATCGCCGCCGCGCTGCTGCTGCAGCGACCGGAGGCCTTGGCCGGCGCGGCCCTGCTGCGGGCGATGATGCCCTTCACGGACGCGCCGCGCAGCAGCCTCGCGGGCAAGCCTGTGCTGGTCCTGTCCGGTGCGCTCGATCCGATCGTGCCCGCGGCCAACGCCGAGGGTCTCGCCTGCCAGCTCGAGGACAGCGGCGCACAGGTGGAGCATCGCGTGCTGCCGGCCGGACACGGCCTCGGCCAGACAGATCTCGGTCTGCTGCGAAACTGGTTCGCCCAACACTGAGAAAAGGCGGCGGCCCCCACCGCCGCCTTTATCGCGGGAGTATCGGCCTTTTCCGAAAACCGCGGTCCGTTTTTCGGGCCGATGCTCTCGAAGACATCACCCAGCCAAGGGCAGAATGACCGCCAGGGCCAGGGCAACCACGACGAGCGCGCGCAGCAGAATGGCACGCTGACCCGATAGTGGAATATCCGTCGCACGCGACAGAGCACGCATGAATCGCCTCCCCTCAACGCCACACCATCGAATGGTGACCTAAGGTGAGGGCGATTGGCAAGCAACGTCATTGCGGCGGAGGTGGACAACCCCTGCCCGATCCATGGCACAGGCTCGCGAAGGGCTCTCGCAAGAGCGCCGCTTTTCCGGGCTTCTAGGCTCTTTCCTTGCGCACCACGACGTAGGCATAGGTGGTCACGAGGTTCCAGCCGATCCGCGCGGCAAGGGCGTTGAAGGCGTGATCGAGCTGCTTCAGGCCGGGCATGCGATCGAAATAGCCGTGCCCCCAGAAGCGCTGGACATGGATATCGGTGAAGCCGGCACGGTTCAGCATCGGCGCGAGCAGCGCCGGACTGCCGCGGCAGCCGTCATAAAGCGCCGGAAACTTCGGGTCGTCACCTCCTTCGCGCCGTGCCGGAAAGAGCGCATGAACGATGGCACGCGAGGCAGTCTCGGGCAAAAAATGGTTGAGCGCGAAGACGGGTGCCCACAGGGTCGGGAAGAAGGCGAGCGCGATGCCTCCCGGCGCCAGCAGCGCATGAATGTTGCGCCAGGCCTGCTCGACGCCATCGATATGCTCGAAGACCATGCGCGAGACCATCATATCGTAGCTTCCCGCGACGGCCTCGGGCTCCGAGAGGTCACCCGCGATGTCGAAGCGCGCCGTGCGCAGGCCCGCCGGAGTCAAGGCGAGTTCGCCCGCATCGATATCGTTGACCGTGAAATCGAGGCCCGCGGCCATCGCCTGCTCCGGCGTGAAGAGGGGATCGCGCCCGCCGCCGATCTCGCAGATGCGCCGCAGGCCGAACTGACGCGCGAGGCCGAGGATCGCCGGCTCGTAATTGTCCCAGGCCCATTGCGAATGCCAGTCCGGCGACATGTCGCGGAAAAACGTGACGATGGAACGGGCAGCCTCCCCCGCCGGCTGCGAGGCCGACTGCACGCCAAACGAGGCTAAAGTTGCGGTGGACATGATCGCTTTCGCTTCTGGCGCGCTCGGTTGCGTCATCCAAAATGACGCGCGCGCCGGCCCGCGGCAACCTTAGCCTTAACAGAGGGTTAATCGAGCCGTGCCGCGATGTCTCATCGCGACCGCGTCCGGCAGGCCGCATCTTCACCGCGAACCCGCAGGTCTCCGTTTCACCGTGCCTCCACCGAACGCCGCTCCGGCAGTGTCATCGCCATGACGCCGAGAACGACGAAGCCGAGGCCGGCCCAGGCCGTGGAGCTCAGGCTCTCGCCGAGGAAAGCGAGGCCGATCGCCACGCCGATCGGCACCCGCAGATAGGACACCGCCGTCGTCCCGACCGAGCCGAGCGTGCGGATCAAGCGGAAATAGATCGCGAAGGCGAGCGCCGTCGAGAAGATCGAGAGCGCCAGCAAGGCGAGCAGAGACTCGGCCGAGGGATCGAGGGTCCAGGGGCGGTCGACGACGAGCGCGGCCGGGATCAGCAGCGCCGTGCCGGCCAGCATCGAGCCGGCAGCCGGCAGCAGCGGGTCCATGCCGGTGAAGTGACGTCCGAACAGGGCCGCGCAGGCATAGGCGACGGTGGCCGCGACGATGGCGAGTTGCGGCAGCACGGTATGCCCCAGGCCCGTAAAGGCATCGACGCCGACGATCAGGCTGATCCCGGCCATGCCGGCTGTGACGCCGAGGCCCTTGCGCCAATCCGGGCGCTTGCCGGGCATCAGCGCGAGCGAGATCAGAAAAACGAAGACCGGCGTGGTGCCGTTGAGGATCGAGGCGAGGCCGGCATCGATGCTGCGCTCGGCCCAGGCGATCAGGGTGAACGGCACGACGCTGTTGAGACAAGCCTGCGTCAGGAAGCGGCGCCAGGTCTCGGCCTCGCGCGGCAGACGCAGGCCGCGCCAGCGGATGACCGCGAGCAGGATCAGGCCGGCGATCAGCGTTCGTGCGGCGATGAGCGTCAGCGGCGGGATCGTCTCCACGCCGATCTTGATGAAGGTATAGGAGCCGCCCCAGAGCGTGGCGAGGCCGAGCAGGAGGGCGATCTCGGTGGCGCGGTTCGGGGCGGCGGCCGGATCGTCGAGCGCTTGCGTGGACATGGTCTCTCCTCGGGTTGGCGGGACCATGCCAGCCCGAAGGCGCCGGCGCATGCCGGAACGCTACGGCATCGGCCGTAACTTCAAAGCTTGATTCAAGAACCTCCGAAACCGATTCACTGCGACGCTCCAAGCCATTGTTTCAAAACGGTTTCCATAAATCATCGCATCGGCGCAAGCCGTTGTTGCGAGCCCCGAAAAGAAAAACCCGCGGCTTGCGCCGCGGGTTCGATTGCTCGGATGACGGATCCGATCAGGAGTGCGCCAGGATCGCCAGCAGCAGCAGGGCGATGATGTTGGTGATCTTGATCGCCGGGTTCACGGCGGGCCCCGCCGTGTCCTTGTAGGGGTCGCCGACGGTGTCGCCGGTCACCGAAGCCTTGTGGGCATCGGAGCCCTTGAGGTGACGCACGCCGTCCTTGTCGACGAAGCCGTCCTCGAAACTCTTCTTGGCATTGTCCCAGGCGCCGCCGCCCGAGGTCATCGAGATCGCGACGAAGATGCCGGTGACGATGACGCCCATCAGCATGGCGCCGACGGCGGCGAAGGCGTTGTTCTTGCCCGCGATCCAGTAGATCACGAAATAGGTCACGATCGGCGCCAGCACCGGCAGGAGCGAAGGCACGACCATTTCCTTGATCGCGGCCCGCGTCAGCATGTCGACGGCACGGCCGTAATCCGGTCGATCCTTGCCTTCCATGATGCCCGGCTTCTCCTTGAACTGCCGGCGGACCTCCTCGACGACGGAGCCGGCCGCGCGCCCGACCGCCGTCATGCCCATGCCACCGAAGAGGAAGGGGATGAGGCCGCCAAGCAGCAGGCCGACGACGACGTAGGGGTTGGAGAGCGAGAAATCGACCGTGACGCCCTTGAAGTACTGGAAGGCCGTCGAGCCGGCCTTATTGGCCTCGGAGATGAAGAAGTTGAGGTCCGAGGTATAGGCCGCGAAGAGCACCAGCGCGCCGAGGCCGGCAGAGCCGATCGCATAGCCCTTGGTGACCGCCTTGGTGGTGTTGCCGACCGCGTCGAGCGCGTCGGTGGAGTGGCGGACTTCCTTGGGCAGGCCCGCCATCTCAGCGATGCCGCCGGCATTGTCCGTCACCGGCCCGAAGGCGTCGAGCGCCACGACCACGCCGGCCAGCGCGAGCATGGCGGTGGTGGCGATGGCGATGCCGAACAGACCGGCGAGGCTGTAGGAGGCGATGATGCCGGCGATGATGACGATGGTCGGCAGCGCCGTCGACTCCAGCGAGACCGCGAGGCCCTGGATGACGTTGGTGCCGTGGCCGGTGACCGAAGCCTGGGCGATCGAGACCACCGGGCGCTTGCCGGTGCCGGTGTAATATTCGGTGATGATGACGATGAGCAGCGTCACCGCGAGGCCGACCAGCGCGCAGGCGAAGAGCCCGCCCGAGGTGAAGCTGACGCCCTGAACCGTCTTGAAGGCGGCCGAGAAGCCCCCGAACATGGCGTAGTTCACGGCCGCGATCGCGCCGATCGAGAGCACACCGGCCGCGATGAAGCCCTTGTAGAGCGCCCCCATGATCGACTGGTTGGCGCCGAGCTTCACGAAGAAGGTGCCGATGATCGAGGTGACGATGCAGGCCGCGCCGATCGCCATCGGGTAGAGCATCATCGTGCCGAGCACCGGCTGGCCGGCGAAGAAGATCGCGGCGAGCACCATGGTCGCGACCAGCGTCACCGCATAGGTCTCGAACAGGTCGGCGGCCATGCCGGCGCAGTCGCCGACGTTGTCGCCGACGTTGTCGGCGATGGTCGCCGGGTTGCGCGGATCGTCCTCGGGAATGCCGGCCTCGACCTTGCCGACGAGGTCGGCGCCGACGTCCGCGCCCTTGGTGAAGATGCCGCCGCCGAGACGGGCGAAGATCGAGATCAGCGAGGCGCCGAAGCCGAGCGCCACCAGCGAATCGATCACCGTACGGCTGGAAGCCTCGAAGCCGAGATAGGAGGTCAGGATGCCGTAATAGACGGCGACGCCGAGCAGAGCGAGGCCGGCGACCAGCAGGCCGGTGACCGCGCCCGCCTTGAAGGCGACGTCGAGCCCCTCGCCCAGCGACTGCATCGCGGCCTGGGCCGTGCGGACGTTGGCGCGCACCGAAACATTCATGCCGATGAAGCCGGCGGCACCCGAGAGCACCGCGCCGATCAGGAAGCCGATCGCCACCCATTTGCCGAGAAGCCAGGCGAGCGCCACGAAGAGCACGACGCCGACCATGGAAATCGTAAGATATTGGCGCTTGAGATAGGCCTGTGCGCCTTCGGCCACCGCGCCGGAAATCTCCTGCATGCGCTGGTTGCCGGCATCGCGTTTCATCACGTCGCCATAGGCCCAGATGCCGTAAGCGATCGACAGCGCACTCAATATGATGATGAGAA encodes:
- the hppA gene encoding K(+)-insensitive pyrophosphate-energized proton pump; its protein translation is MSALLLIIILSALSIAYGIWAYGDVMKRDAGNQRMQEISGAVAEGAQAYLKRQYLTISMVGVVLFVALAWLLGKWVAIGFLIGAVLSGAAGFIGMNVSVRANVRTAQAAMQSLGEGLDVAFKAGAVTGLLVAGLALLGVAVYYGILTSYLGFEASSRTVIDSLVALGFGASLISIFARLGGGIFTKGADVGADLVGKVEAGIPEDDPRNPATIADNVGDNVGDCAGMAADLFETYAVTLVATMVLAAIFFAGQPVLGTMMLYPMAIGAACIVTSIIGTFFVKLGANQSIMGALYKGFIAAGVLSIGAIAAVNYAMFGGFSAAFKTVQGVSFTSGGLFACALVGLAVTLLIVIITEYYTGTGKRPVVSIAQASVTGHGTNVIQGLAVSLESTALPTIVIIAGIIASYSLAGLFGIAIATTAMLALAGVVVALDAFGPVTDNAGGIAEMAGLPKEVRHSTDALDAVGNTTKAVTKGYAIGSAGLGALVLFAAYTSDLNFFISEANKAGSTAFQYFKGVTVDFSLSNPYVVVGLLLGGLIPFLFGGMGMTAVGRAAGSVVEEVRRQFKEKPGIMEGKDRPDYGRAVDMLTRAAIKEMVVPSLLPVLAPIVTYFVIYWIAGKNNAFAAVGAMLMGVIVTGIFVAISMTSGGGAWDNAKKSFEDGFVDKDGVRHLKGSDAHKASVTGDTVGDPYKDTAGPAVNPAIKITNIIALLLLAILAHS
- a CDS encoding conserved hypothetical protein (Evidence 4 : Unknown function but conserved in other organisms); protein product: MEILVPLIIGLSLIWLIGRGAPWNAKLLTIAVTLAIVILIVALERGGYWPEAWRR
- the mhqD gene encoding putative hydrolase MhqD (Evidence 3 : Putative function from multiple computational evidences) is translated as MIDTKTDTDFIHVFEQGSDPARKPLLLLHGTGGDERDLLPLGRTVAPGASLLSPRGKVLEGTAPRFFRRLSEGVFDEADLRRRTDELADFILEARQRYGLPAPIALGFSNGANIAAALLLQRPEALAGAALLRAMMPFTDAPRSSLAGKPVLVLSGALDPIVPAANAEGLACQLEDSGAQVEHRVLPAGHGLGQTDLGLLRNWFAQH
- a CDS encoding LysR family transcriptional regulator — its product is MNQSATPLAWDDFRLIKAIAEKRALPAAAAALGVNHSTVFRRLGQIEEALGVKLFERHRSGYVATPAGEEMAQLAIRVDDDITAFARKLAGQEIKPAGELRVATNDSLLVDLLTPLFARFLGQCPDIRLDMLIGNQAANLSKRDADVAIRATDNPPETLIGRKPARIAWALYGRAADFPDAGLPSVESLWERSWISLGEQFTMLSAVRYLARHVAPERVVYKLNTVLGLAEAVEAGIGIGFLPCFIGDTRPALTRLAPPDPDLSADLWLLTHPDLRHTPRVRLFLDFLAVEVAKLRPLIEGDLPIGRNPPPDVIAAEQSA
- a CDS encoding DoxX family protein — protein: MIDSRLAPYGALGLRVALGLMFIAHAYLKLVVFTPAGFTGFLGQVGLPGFLAWPIMLAGLIGGIAILVGFYGRYVSLALIPVLLGALAVHAGNGWVFNAPNGGWEYPAFLALTAFAHALIGDGALALKSAPVAWQPKPAIA
- a CDS encoding ENTH domain-containing protein — encoded protein: MRALSRATDIPLSGQRAILLRALVVVALALAVILPLAG
- the mhqO gene encoding putative ring-cleaving dioxygenase MhqO (Evidence 3 : Putative function from multiple computational evidences), whose protein sequence is MQTNGLHHVTAISGPARRNLDFYTRVLGLRLVKKTVNFDDPGTYHLYFGDADAAPGSILTFFPWEHAAPGRLGVGETQETVFRVPEGSIGFWTHRFVELGVPHEAPAKRFGESVLSFRDPDGMRLALVGLPGVEREPAWSEGGIAPENAIRGFHSVSLLLADAAPTGAILSDVFGFTEAAREGTLIRYEAKGTAIGGVIDLRVAGGFLPARQGAGSVHHIAFRAGDDAAQEEMVRRLAENHGIRTTEQRDRNYFRSVYFREPGHVLFEIATDVPGFAVDESAAELGQSLKLPAGLEAHRKQIEAVLPELA
- a CDS encoding Class I SAM-dependent methyltransferase, whose protein sequence is MSTATLASFGVQSASQPAGEAARSIVTFFRDMSPDWHSQWAWDNYEPAILGLARQFGLRRICEIGGGRDPLFTPEQAMAAGLDFTVNDIDAGELALTPAGLRTARFDIAGDLSEPEAVAGSYDMMVSRMVFEHIDGVEQAWRNIHALLAPGGIALAFFPTLWAPVFALNHFLPETASRAIVHALFPARREGGDDPKFPALYDGCRGSPALLAPMLNRAGFTDIHVQRFWGHGYFDRMPGLKQLDHAFNALAARIGWNLVTTYAYVVVRKERA
- the ihfA gene encoding Integration host factor subunit alpha, with the translated sequence MAGQTVTRADLCEAVYQKIGLSRTESSKLVEAVLDEICDAVARGENVKLSSFGSFVVRDKGERIGRNPKTGVEVPIEPRRVMVFKPSNVMKARINGQSGEGETE
- the gdx gene encoding guanidinium exporter, which codes for MAWLYLFVAGLFEVGWAIGLKHTHGFTRLVPTLFTVSSMIISLGLLGLALKSLPVGTAYAVWTGIGTIGTALLGIALLGEPGGILRLLCISLIVAGIVGLKLVSP
- a CDS encoding Permease of the drug/metabolite transporter (DMT) superfamily gives rise to the protein MSTQALDDPAAAPNRATEIALLLGLATLWGGSYTFIKIGVETIPPLTLIAARTLIAGLILLAVIRWRGLRLPREAETWRRFLTQACLNSVVPFTLIAWAERSIDAGLASILNGTTPVFVFLISLALMPGKRPDWRKGLGVTAGMAGISLIVGVDAFTGLGHTVLPQLAIVAATVAYACAALFGRHFTGMDPLLPAAGSMLAGTALLIPAALVVDRPWTLDPSAESLLALLALSIFSTALAFAIYFRLIRTLGSVGTTAVSYLRVPIGVAIGLAFLGESLSSTAWAGLGFVVLGVMAMTLPERRSVEAR
- the fabH gene encoding 3-oxoacyl-(acyl carrier protein) synthase 3, encoding MSILRSQVVGCGSYLPARIVTNAELAEKVDTSDEWIVQRTGIRQRHVAGDDEPTSVIGLKAAQAAIADAGIDPSEIDLIIVATATPDHTFPATATQIQAALGINGGAAFDVQAVCSGFVFALATADKFLTTGGASTALVIGAETFSRILDWEDRATCVLFGDGAGALVLKAMPGDGTLADRGILTTHIRSDGRYKDKLYVDGGAGSTKTVGFLRMEGKEVFRHAVTNLAETVRHTFAQTGLSGADIDWFVPHQANRRIIDATADKLGISHDHVVVTVDRHGNTSAASIPLALAEAYTDGRIKPGQLVLIEAMGGGFTWGSALIRW
- a CDS encoding MerR family transcriptional regulator, which produces MSLEFHAGETEAELDTKSPDAFRTISEVAEDLDIPQHVLRFWETRFNQIKPLKRGGGRRYYRPDDVALLKGIRRLLYGEGYTIKGLQRILKEQGPRHVQAIGRGAPIGAASGALAAAADAPSSMQADEAAGWAPRAHTVPEGLDDITVLTAVMKELGECRGILERALQPAPDAS